AAGTTCGATCGTTATTGCCTCCTTAGTTTTTATTTCCTGTAAAAAAGAATTAGAAGTCCAGGAGAATACTTCAACATCTGAACTGATCCGGTTAGGACTTGCAAAAGATACTTCTAAAACAGCCGCTCCGGTGGCACAGGCTCCGGCTACAAACCCAAATACGGTTTTAGGAGAAACAAAAGGACTGAATCCTGCTCACGGACAACCGGGACATCGTTGCGATATTGCGGTTGGAGCGCCTTTAAATTCGGCACCAACACAACAAGGGCAGGTTGCTGCTCAGGCACCGCAAACCGTTCAGGTTAATGCTGGCCAGCCCAATATGGTTACCACAAAAACGGTAACTGCTGCTCCGGTAAAAGTAGGGAAAGGAATGAATCCGTCGCATGGTCAGCCGGGACACCGATGTGATATTCCGGTAGGAGCACCTTTAAATTCTCCGGTTACAAAACCTGCTACTACAACAGCTGCAGCACAAGGCGGAACAGTAGAAAAATCATTTACAGTAACACCACCAGCAAACAATACAGTTCCCGCTTTATTAAGCACCGAAACCGCAAAACCCGTAACTACTGCCGAAGGCACAAACCCAGTACACGGACAGCCAGGTCACCGCTGCGATATCGCCGTGGGAGCACCATTGCCGAAATCATAAGAGGAAGGTACAAAGTTGCAAAGCAACAAAGGGACAAAGATGCTAAGAAAACCTTGGAGCCTTTGTCCCTTTGTTGCTTTGAACCTTCAAAAAATTAATGTGCTTTCATTTTTTCGAAAGTAGTAGTCAGTGATTTTTTGGCTTTTGCCAAAGCACCGCTAAATGCTTTTTCAAGAGTGTCCGCGTGTTCTGTAACGGTAAGTGGCTGTAAGTTGGCAATACGCACTTCAAGAACGCATTTTTTATCGTTTAAGCTGAATTTCTCTCCATTCTCATCTCCAAAGTGTACTTCGATGCGGGTAATTTTATCTTCAAAACGTGCCAAACCTTTTTCTAATTCTTCAGAAAAATAGTTTTCTAATCTTGCATGTCCTTCAATGTTTTTGTCGGTATTGATTTGAATTTTCATAATGTTCTTTATTTAATGATTGTTTCTCAAACTTATCTTTTTTTAGATGAAAAGGCAAGTGAGTTAAGGAAAGATTATGAAATGTTGAGGAGATTTTTTTATTCCCAGGAAGGAGGAATTTTCATTAATTGCTGAGTCCTATAATTAATTGTGTTTAGTATTTCTGTAATGCAAGCGCCTAAATTCTTTTTGATATCATCGCTCCAAAAACGCAGGACTTTCCAATTGTGAGATTCGAGATAATGATTGACTTCAAGATCACGCTGTATATTTCGTTCGATCTTGTTGATCCAATATGCTGAGTTGGTTTGCGGTTTTTTTCTGGTCTCCCAATCTTTACCATGAAAGAATTCGCCATCAACAAAAATGGCAATTTTTAGATTTCTAAAAGTTAGATCTGGACAACCGAAAACTTTTTTATTGTTTTTTCGGTAACGTAATCCTATATGTCATAAAGCTTTTGCCAAACGAACTTCATCTTTGGTGTTTTTGCCACGAATTTTGCTCATGACTTTTGAGCGTTGTTCTGGAGTGAAACAATCCATGAGGGCTAATTATTAAATGCTTTTAAATTTAATAATTAGCGGATTTGATTAATTATAAGATTAAGAAAGAAAGTTATGTTATTCAAATTTCGAATTAATCTATTCTAATTTTTTTATATTAAATGACTTTTCAATTATCAAATCATTAAGAGATAAGTCTTTAGTATGTTGTGCAATTAAAAATTTCTCATCATTAGTGTAAAAAGACTTTCCGTTAAGTAATCTGAAATAATTTGTCATAATTGCTTCGGCATCTACTTCGTTCATTTCTTTTTCATAAATTTTAAAACCAGATTTAGAAGAGTCATTAAAAAAAGAAATAAATTGATTTCTGAAT
The Flavobacterium flavigenum genome window above contains:
- a CDS encoding HPF/RaiA family ribosome-associated protein; translation: MKIQINTDKNIEGHARLENYFSEELEKGLARFEDKITRIEVHFGDENGEKFSLNDKKCVLEVRIANLQPLTVTEHADTLEKAFSGALAKAKKSLTTTFEKMKAH